CTGCGCGATCACTACGGCATCACGCAGCTTGTCGCCCGCCCCGGCACCCCCGCCTACGAGGCTCTCGACAAGATCAACAAGGAGTCGGTCGTCCGCGTCGACGGCAAGGTCGTCTCGCGCGGGGCCGAGAACATCAACCCCGAGCTGCCCACCGGCGAGATCGAGGTCGAGGTCTCCTCGGTCGAACTGCTCGGCGCGGCTCAGCAGCTGCCGTTCCAGATCAACACCGACGACGGGGTCGGCGAGGAGCGGCGCCTGGAGTACCGCTTCCTCGACCTGCGCCGCGAGCGGATGCACCGCAACATCATGCTGCGCACGGCCGTCATCTCCGCGATCCGGCACAAGATGACCGCCCTCGGCTTCAACGAGATGGCGACCCCGATCCTGACCGCGACCTCCCCCGAGGGCGCGCGCGACTTCGTGGTGCCGTCCCGGCTGAACCCGGGCAAGTTCTACGCGCTGCCGCAGGCCCCGCAGCAGTTCAAGCAGCTGCTCATGATCTCCGGCTTCGACCGCTACTTCCAGATCGCGCCCTGCTTCCGCGACGAGGACGCCCGGGCCGACCGCTCGCCGGGCGAGTTCTACCAGCTCGACGTCGAGATGAGCTTCGTCGAGCAGGAGGACGTCTTCCAGCCGATCGAGAAGCTGATGACCGAGCTCTTCGAGGAGTTCGGCAACGGCCGCCACGTCACCTCGCCGTTCCCGCGGATCCCGTTCCGCGAGGCGATGGTGAAGTACGGCAACGACAAGCCGGACCTGCGCGCCCAGCTGGAGCTCGTCGACATCTCGGACGTCTTCGAGGGCTCGGAGTTCAAGGCCTTCGCGGGCAAGCATGTGCGTGCCCTGCCGGTGCCGGACACGGCCGGCCAGTCGCGGAAGTTCTTCGACGGCCTCGGCGACTTCGCCGTCCAGCACGGCGCGAAGGGCCTGGCCTGGGTGCGCGTCGGCGAGGACGGCTCGCTGACCGGCCCGATCGCCAAGTTCCTCACCGAGGAGAACATCAAGGTCCTCACCGAGCGTCTCTCGCTGGCGCCGGGCCACGCGATCTTCTTCGGCGCGGGTGAGTTCGACGAGGTCTCCAAGATCATGGGCGCGGTCCGCGTCGAGGCCGCCAAGCGCGCCGGCCACTTCGAGGAGGGCGTGTTCCGGTTCTGCTGGATCGTCGACTTCCCGATGTACGAGAAGGACGAGGAGACCGGCAGGATCGACTTCTCGCACAACCCGTTCTCGATGCCGCAGGGCGGCCTCGAGGCCCTGGAGACCCAGGACCCGCTGGACGTTCTGGGCTGGCAGTACGACATCGTCTGCAACGGCGTCGAGCTGTCCTCGGGCGCGATCCGTAACCACGAGCCCGAGATCATGTTCAAGGCCTTCGAGATCGCCGGCTACTCCAAAGAGACCGTCGAGCACGAGTTCTCCGGCATGCTCCGCGCCTTCCAGTTCGGCGCCCCGCCGCACGGCGGCATCGCGCCGGGCGTCGACCGCATCGTGATGCTGCTGGCGGACGAGCCGAACATCCGCGAGACGATCGCCTTCCCGCTCAACGGCAACGCGCAGGACCTGATGATGGGCGCGCCGACCGAGCTGGACGAGTCGCGTCTGCGGGAGCTGAACATCGCGCTGCGCAAGCCGGTCGCCAAGTCCGGCGAGTAGTCGACGGAGCACGTCGCACGCTGAGAAGGCCCCGGAACCGAAAGGTTCCGGGGCCTTCTTGCGTGCCGCGGGCACCCCGTGCGGCACTCACCGCGTTCCGGCGCTGTGGGAGGCCGAACGGGGCAGCGACGGCGGCACGGTGGGCCCGGGCGGCAGCGACGGCGGCTTCCAGGCATGCGTGGCTGCCCGCGGGCAACCGCTGCTGCGGACGGCCCGGCCGCCGACCGGCGACGCGCAGCTCGCCGAGGACCTCTCTTCTTCAGCCTTTGTGTCTCCGGCGACGCCTCCCACGCTCCGGCCGAAACACAGCAGATGATCCTATATGTCCGGTTTCAATGTTGTCGGAGCGGAGGCCGATCCCACCCCGACTCCGAAGCAGCACATCAGGCTCTCGAACTGAAAGGCCCGCACATGCCCCTCCGCACAGGACCGTTTCCGGCGGTCGCACTTACCGTCGCCGGTCTGCTGCTCACCGGCTGCGCGGGCGATCCCGGTGACACAGCGCCCGCGGCCGCGAACAGATCCACGCGCGAAGCGGCGAAGTCGGGCCCCAACGCGCGCTCCGGCGCCGAGGGGCAGCTGGTCCGGGCGCAGGTCATCCCCGCCCTCGGACCGGGGACCAGCGCCAAGATCACCGCAGCGAACAAGCAGGCGGTCGTGGTGGTCGGTGACGACCCCGATTCCAACAAGTCCGTCGCCACGCTCTACGAGCGCGATCCCGTGCTGGGCTGGAAGCCGGTTTCGGAGCCATGGCCGGCGCACAACGCGCTTCTCGGCTGGACCGAAGACCACCACACGGCCGACCATCGCTCGCCGATCGGGGTCTTCGGCCTCACGGACGCGGGCGGCATGCTGCCCAACCCGGGCACAAAGCTCCCGTACGACGAGGGACCCGCCTTCGACGCACCCGGCACCGGTTTCGAGGGGGAGCCGCTCGAGGGGTCCTTCGACTATGTCGTTGCCATCAACTACAACCGCGAGCCGGGGAACTCCCCGCTGGACTGGACCCGGCCGCTGGGCATGGAGAAGGGCGGCGGTATCTGGATCCACGTCGATCACGGCGGGCCCACACAGGGCTGTGTCGCGCTGCCGAGGGCCCGGATGAAGGAGCTGCTGAGGTGGCTGGATCCGGCGAAGCAGCCGGTGGTGGTGATGGGTGACCTGACAGGGCTGGGCCGCTGAGCCAAGGTACGTCCACCGGGGGTTCCGCCGCCGGCCGGGTCGTCGGCCGGGTCGTCGGGCGGTTCGAAGCGCGGCCTCCCGGCGGCCGTGGGACACGGGAAAGGCGGGCGGCCGAGGCCGGAAACGGGAAAGGGCGGGCCCGGGGAGGATCCCCCGGGCCCGCCCCTCACGCACTACGCCTTCTTCGGCTCCTCCAGACGCGGGAACAGCACCGCGCCCTTCGTCACCGTCACGCCCGCCGGGAGCCTGCCCCACTCACCCGCGTGCTGGACCCGCTGGTCCGCGAGGGCGCCCAGCACGGCCTCGGCGCCGAGCGAGTCCCACAGGCTCTGCGAGGTCTCCGGCATGACCGGGTTGAGCAGCACCGCGACCGCGCGCAGCGATTCGGCGGCCGTGTAGAGGATCGTCGCGAGGCGGGCCCGGCCCTCCTCGGACTCGTCCTTGGCGACCTTCCACGGCTCCTGCTCCGTGATGTAGCCGTTGACCTGCTTCACGAAGTCGAAGACGGCCAGGATGCCGCCCTGGAAGTCCAGCTCCTCGCCGATCTTCCGGTCGGCCTCGGCGACAGCCTTGGCCAGGCCCTCCTGGACAGGCTTCTCCGCATCGCCGGCCGCGGTGGCCTCGGGCAGTACGCCGCCGAAGTACTTGCCGACCATGGCCGCGACGCGCGAGGCGAGGTTGCCGTAGTCGTTGGCCAGCTCCGAGGTGTACCGGGCGGTGAAGTCCTCCCAGGAGAACGAGCCGTCCTGGCCGAACGCGATCGCGCGCAGGAAGTACCAGCGGTACGCGTCCACGCCGAAGTGCGCGGTCAGGTCCTGCGGCTTGATGCCCGTGAGGTTCGACTTCGACATCTTCTCGCCGCCGACCATCAGCCAGCCGTTCGCGGCGATGCGGCCCGGCACCGGCAGGCCGTTCGCCATCAGCATCGCGGGCCAGATGATCGCGTGGAAACGGAGGATGTCCTTGCCGACCAGATGGACATCGGCCGGGAAGGTCTCCTCGAACTTCGCAGGGTTCTCGTTGTAGCCGACGGCCGTGGCGTAGTTGAGAAGAGCGTCGATCCACACGTAGATGACGTGCTTCTCGTCCCACGGCACCGGGACGCCCCAGTCGAACGTCGAGCGCGAGATGGAGAGGTCCTGCAGGCCCTGCTTGATGAAGTTCACGACCTCGTTGCGCGCGGACTCGGGCTGGATGAAGCCCGGGTTGGCCTCGTAGAGCTCCAGCAGCCTCGGTCCGTACTCGCTGAGCTTGAAGAAGTAGTTCTCCTCCTTGAGGATCTCCACCGGCTTCTTGTGGATCGGGCAGAGCTTCTGCCCGGCGAAGTCGCCCTCGCCGTCGATCAGGTCGCCGGGGAGCTTGTACTCCTCGCAACCCACGCAGTACGGGCCTTCGTACCCGCCCTTGTAGATCTCGTCCTTGTCGTACAGGTCCTGCACGAACTCCTGCACACGGTCGGTGTGCCGCTTCTCCGTCGTGCGGATGAAGTCGTCGTTCGCGATGTTCAGGTGCTCCCAGAGGGGCTTCCAGGCCTCCTCCACGAGCTTGTCGCACCACTCCTGGGGCGTGACGTTGTTCGCCTCGGCAGTGCGCATGATCTTCTGACCGTGCTCGTCCGTGCCGGTGAGGTACCACACCTTCTCGCCACGCTGACGGTGCCAGCGTGTGAGCACGTCGCCTGCGACGGTCGTGTAGGCGTGGCCCAGGTGAGGAGCGTCGTTGACGTAGTAAATGGGGGTCGAGACGTAGAACGCCTTCGCCCCCTGCTTCTCGGATCCAGTGGCCGCCATGGGCAAAATCCTAACGGCCCGCGGATGGTCCACTCACCTCGATAAGCGGGCGGGCCGACGGGCGGAGACGTCCGCGAAACATCTTGTCCCGTAAAAAGACGCATCCTGGAGGAGAAGCGGCGCGGCGGGGTGCAAGGGGAAGAGCGGGGGGGACGGCACTATGCGGGTACTGGTCGCCGAGGACGAGGAAGTCCTGGCCGAGCTGGTCGCCACCGGGCTGCGACGGGCCGGATTCGCCGTCGACACCGTGTTCAGCGGCGACGCCGCCCTCGCTTGTCTCGGACTGCACGACTACGACGTCGTGGTCCTCGACCGCGATCTGCCGCGGGTGCACGGGGACGAGGTGGCGCGCGAACTCGTCGCCACCGCCTCGCGCACCCGGATCCTGATGCTGACCGCGTCCGCGTCCACGGAGGACCGGGTGGAGGGCCTGGACCTGGGCGCGGACGACTACCTGGGCAAGCCCTTCGAGTTCCCCGAGCTGGTCTCGCGGGTGCGCGCGCTGCGGCGGCGCAGCGCCCGGCCGGTGCCGCCGCTGCTGGAGCGGCACGGGGTGCGGGTGGACACCGTGCGCAGGACGGCCGAGCGGGACGGGCGGGATCTCGACCTGTCGCCGAAGGAGTTCTCCGTACTGCAGATCCTGCTGGAGGCGGACGGGGCGACGGTCTCGGCGGAGGAGCTGCTGGAGCGCGCCTGGGACGCGCACGCGGATCCGTTCACGGGTGCGGTCCGGGTCTGTATGAGCAAGCTGC
This portion of the Streptomyces sp. NBC_01750 genome encodes:
- the aspS gene encoding aspartate--tRNA ligase, producing MHRYRSHTCGELRASDVSADVRLSGWLHNRRDLGGILFIDLRDHYGITQLVARPGTPAYEALDKINKESVVRVDGKVVSRGAENINPELPTGEIEVEVSSVELLGAAQQLPFQINTDDGVGEERRLEYRFLDLRRERMHRNIMLRTAVISAIRHKMTALGFNEMATPILTATSPEGARDFVVPSRLNPGKFYALPQAPQQFKQLLMISGFDRYFQIAPCFRDEDARADRSPGEFYQLDVEMSFVEQEDVFQPIEKLMTELFEEFGNGRHVTSPFPRIPFREAMVKYGNDKPDLRAQLELVDISDVFEGSEFKAFAGKHVRALPVPDTAGQSRKFFDGLGDFAVQHGAKGLAWVRVGEDGSLTGPIAKFLTEENIKVLTERLSLAPGHAIFFGAGEFDEVSKIMGAVRVEAAKRAGHFEEGVFRFCWIVDFPMYEKDEETGRIDFSHNPFSMPQGGLEALETQDPLDVLGWQYDIVCNGVELSSGAIRNHEPEIMFKAFEIAGYSKETVEHEFSGMLRAFQFGAPPHGGIAPGVDRIVMLLADEPNIRETIAFPLNGNAQDLMMGAPTELDESRLRELNIALRKPVAKSGE
- a CDS encoding L,D-transpeptidase family protein; this translates as MPLRTGPFPAVALTVAGLLLTGCAGDPGDTAPAAANRSTREAAKSGPNARSGAEGQLVRAQVIPALGPGTSAKITAANKQAVVVVGDDPDSNKSVATLYERDPVLGWKPVSEPWPAHNALLGWTEDHHTADHRSPIGVFGLTDAGGMLPNPGTKLPYDEGPAFDAPGTGFEGEPLEGSFDYVVAINYNREPGNSPLDWTRPLGMEKGGGIWIHVDHGGPTQGCVALPRARMKELLRWLDPAKQPVVVMGDLTGLGR
- the metG gene encoding methionine--tRNA ligase — translated: MAATGSEKQGAKAFYVSTPIYYVNDAPHLGHAYTTVAGDVLTRWHRQRGEKVWYLTGTDEHGQKIMRTAEANNVTPQEWCDKLVEEAWKPLWEHLNIANDDFIRTTEKRHTDRVQEFVQDLYDKDEIYKGGYEGPYCVGCEEYKLPGDLIDGEGDFAGQKLCPIHKKPVEILKEENYFFKLSEYGPRLLELYEANPGFIQPESARNEVVNFIKQGLQDLSISRSTFDWGVPVPWDEKHVIYVWIDALLNYATAVGYNENPAKFEETFPADVHLVGKDILRFHAIIWPAMLMANGLPVPGRIAANGWLMVGGEKMSKSNLTGIKPQDLTAHFGVDAYRWYFLRAIAFGQDGSFSWEDFTARYTSELANDYGNLASRVAAMVGKYFGGVLPEATAAGDAEKPVQEGLAKAVAEADRKIGEELDFQGGILAVFDFVKQVNGYITEQEPWKVAKDESEEGRARLATILYTAAESLRAVAVLLNPVMPETSQSLWDSLGAEAVLGALADQRVQHAGEWGRLPAGVTVTKGAVLFPRLEEPKKA
- a CDS encoding response regulator transcription factor — protein: MRVLVAEDEEVLAELVATGLRRAGFAVDTVFSGDAALACLGLHDYDVVVLDRDLPRVHGDEVARELVATASRTRILMLTASASTEDRVEGLDLGADDYLGKPFEFPELVSRVRALRRRSARPVPPLLERHGVRVDTVRRTAERDGRDLDLSPKEFSVLQILLEADGATVSAEELLERAWDAHADPFTGAVRVCMSKLRAKLGEPALIRTVQGVGYGL